Genomic window (Phragmites australis chromosome 5, lpPhrAust1.1, whole genome shotgun sequence):
CTGTTCCCTTACGGCGTTGCAGCTTCCTTCCACCGTGCGCGGCGTTTTGTTTGCAGTGCACCGGCACCGGTGGGGCCATCCATCGGTCGGGTCGACTCGAAGCCGTAGCGCCAGCCGAGTCGACCGCCACGCGGACACCGCAGGGGCTCTCGGCGCGGGCGCGGCAGCAGCCTAAACTTTGCGAACCCACCCGAACGGGTGCGCCTGCTCGGTGCGCAGCACGCAAGACGCCGGTGCCGCTCCCGTTTGCCTCGCGCGAGGCGGTCTTCCGGTTCCAATGACGCGCGGCCTCCCTGGGCCACCGCGAGGGCGTGCTGCGGCACGCGCAGGTTGCAGCATGCGGCGTCGGCCGGCGTGTAGCGAATCGAGCGCTGGTTCCACGGCCGGACGAGCCGCGCTGGTTCCTACAAAACCACGTCAGAAATGTGACCGGGGCGCGCGTGCATTCTCTCGTCCGTCCAGCGCTGTTCATTGggaaaattgattatatatCTTAAAGTTGATTAATCTTTAATAACGTATTCGAAATTGATCATATATTCTATAGAGACTAGTTTGAAATGAAAATTTCACGCTGAATAAGAGGCATGAAGAATAAATTTTATCAGAAACTAGTACCTGTAGGATATAGGATTAAAAGGTGATTAACTTcagatatattataaaaaattaattaactttGAAATGATCAAATTTCCACTGTTCGTTGGGTTTATACATTGAGTCCCGGTGGTCGTCCGGCGTAAGCACGCCCCGGGCCACTCGTCCGTGGCCTGGAATTTGCAAACCTAGTGAGGATGAGATGGCAATCAAGCAATTTGTTGACGATTCTGGTAACTAATTTGTTTATCCTGGATCCAGCGGGCGCCCCTTGTTTCCTAAGACAGTTCAAAAGTGACATGGAATAACAGGTTGTGAAGAGACCATGTACTGTGTCATTATACTGAGAACCGATCCAATTAGTCGCTTTCAAAACCAATATGATAACGGCAAGTTGACTTGCTAGCCAGGAGTACATATAAAGATGCCTACCGTATGCTACCAACGCCTCACAAGATGCCTGCGCCGGCACCATTTCCCACTTTTGCTGCCTGAACATCTCTGCAATCAGCACTATTTGCCCAAGGCGAGTGCTCAATTggtcatttttcattttttgtaTTTTGCATGTTTTTTTGGCAATACTGCCTTAATTTTCTGGCACATCACGCCATGAAAATGTGTTATATTTTGCAGGTAATCAACTTATCATTGGCTTAAAATGGCCACCAAGTACATCATCGGATCGGTGGTAGCATCCTTCGCCTTCGCCTACGTCTGCGGCGTCTACATCGCCGACAGGAAGGTCCTTGGAGGTGAGATGCCAATCTATGCTTGTAGCTCTTCTTCATCACTGAAGAAACGAAAGACATCTGACTGATCGTTTCTTGACAAACTAACAAGGCACGACTCCTCGGACCGTGGCGACGAACGAGTGGTGGCAGGAAACGGACAAGAAGTTCCAGGCGTGGCCTCGCACCGCCGGGCCGCCGGTCGCCATGAACCCGATCAGGCGACAGAACTTCGTCGTCAAGTCGTCGGAACAGTGAAGCCTTTCTACAAGGAGAAGATGACAGTGCTGCCTGCGATACCGATCTGCACCTCCTGTTCAAATTCCAAACACAACAGGCGAGCTGCGAGCACGCATCTGATGTT
Coding sequences:
- the LOC133917587 gene encoding uncharacterized protein LOC133917587, with the translated sequence MATKYIIGSVVASFAFAYVCGVYIADRKVLGGTTPRTVATNEWWQETDKKFQAWPRTAGPPVAMNPIRRQNFVVKSSEQ